The following are encoded together in the Arthrobacter sp. Y-9 genome:
- a CDS encoding geranylgeranyl reductase family protein codes for MNVLIVGAGPAGSTAAHYLAQDGHEVTVLEKTSFPREKVCGDGLTPRAVREIQRLGLPHDEADGWRRNKGLRLIAGGRQVELAWPEVGDFPQYGLIRTRLGFDEALARHAEASGATVLERHSVTEALRDDSGRVIGARAAILDERGRKSGETRDFHADIVLAADGNSTRTAVSLGVAKRDDRPLGVAVRGYYTSPRHEDDWMEGWLELPGKDGKPLPGYGWIFGVGDGTSNVGLGILNSSKEFGRLDYKQVMRDWVAAMPGEWGYREENLVGEIRGAALPMGFNRTPHHLPGMLLLGDAGGMVSPFNGEGISYAMESARFAAEHLIDADRAARSATSAGAAQRALDAGLAAYATQVRDEWGSHFTLGRVFARLIGNPRIMKLALRTGMPLPALMRFVVRMLANLTDPRSGRFEDSVIALLERLVPATSNTGTAPAPRASQTFPATR; via the coding sequence GTGAACGTTCTCATTGTCGGCGCGGGTCCCGCCGGGTCCACCGCTGCGCACTACCTCGCCCAGGACGGCCATGAGGTCACGGTCCTGGAGAAGACGTCCTTCCCGCGGGAGAAGGTCTGCGGTGACGGGCTCACCCCGCGTGCGGTGCGTGAGATCCAGCGCCTCGGCCTGCCCCATGACGAGGCCGACGGCTGGCGCCGCAACAAGGGCCTTCGCCTGATCGCGGGCGGCCGACAGGTGGAACTCGCCTGGCCCGAGGTCGGCGACTTCCCGCAGTACGGTCTGATCCGGACGCGCCTCGGCTTCGATGAGGCGCTGGCCCGCCACGCGGAGGCCTCGGGCGCCACCGTCCTGGAGCGGCATTCCGTCACCGAAGCGCTGCGCGACGATTCCGGACGCGTCATCGGCGCCCGGGCCGCGATCCTCGACGAGCGCGGACGCAAGTCCGGCGAGACGCGCGACTTCCACGCCGACATCGTGCTTGCAGCCGACGGCAACTCGACCCGCACGGCGGTGTCTCTCGGCGTGGCCAAGCGCGACGACCGCCCCCTGGGCGTGGCCGTGCGCGGCTACTACACGAGCCCCCGGCACGAGGACGACTGGATGGAGGGCTGGCTCGAGCTTCCGGGCAAGGACGGCAAGCCCCTGCCCGGCTACGGCTGGATCTTCGGTGTGGGCGACGGAACGTCGAACGTCGGCCTGGGCATCCTCAACTCCTCCAAAGAGTTCGGCCGCCTCGACTACAAGCAGGTCATGCGCGACTGGGTCGCCGCGATGCCGGGCGAGTGGGGCTACCGCGAGGAGAACCTGGTCGGGGAGATCCGCGGCGCCGCCCTCCCCATGGGCTTCAACCGCACTCCGCACCACCTGCCCGGGATGCTGCTCCTCGGCGACGCCGGCGGCATGGTCTCGCCGTTCAACGGCGAGGGCATCTCCTACGCGATGGAGTCCGCGCGCTTCGCCGCCGAGCACCTCATCGACGCCGATCGCGCCGCCCGCAGCGCCACCTCGGCGGGTGCGGCACAGCGCGCGCTCGACGCCGGCCTGGCCGCCTACGCCACGCAGGTGCGCGACGAATGGGGCAGCCACTTCACGCTCGGTCGGGTGTTCGCCCGCCTGATCGGCAACCCGCGGATCATGAAACTCGCTCTGCGCACCGGCATGCCGCTGCCCGCGCTGATGCGGTTCGTGGTGCGCATGCTCGCGAACCTGACGGACCCCCGCTCGGGGCGTTTCGAGGACTCCGTGATCGCTCTGCTCGAACGACTGGTGCCCGCCACGTCGAACACCGGAACGGCGCCCGCCCCCCGTGCGTCCCAGACCTTCCCCGCGACTCGTTAG
- a CDS encoding CbiX/SirB N-terminal domain-containing protein → MTHSPVLIACSHGTSNATGDAEVRELRRAVSALRPSLDVREAYVDVQEPALPDVVSALPEGEPAVIVPVLLSVGYHVKVDIAQARDSRPWTSAAAPLGPDPVLVDVLEERLREAGLADDDAVVLAAAGSSNPAASAAVEEVAGQLAIRLGRPVSCAYGSAAEPKVPHAVAAARAAGAPRVVVASYLLAHGWFHDQLFKAGADLVTEPLLPSEALAGLVLKRFDEAVAAAPGA, encoded by the coding sequence ATGACTCACAGCCCTGTCCTGATCGCGTGCTCGCACGGAACCAGCAACGCCACCGGCGACGCCGAAGTGCGCGAGCTCCGGCGGGCCGTGTCCGCGCTCCGCCCGTCGCTGGACGTGCGCGAGGCCTACGTGGACGTGCAGGAGCCGGCCCTCCCCGACGTGGTGTCCGCCCTGCCCGAGGGCGAGCCGGCCGTGATCGTGCCGGTGCTCCTGAGCGTCGGGTACCACGTGAAGGTGGACATCGCCCAGGCCCGGGACTCCCGGCCCTGGACCTCGGCGGCGGCGCCGCTCGGCCCGGATCCGGTGCTGGTGGACGTGCTGGAGGAGCGCTTGCGGGAAGCCGGGCTGGCGGACGACGACGCCGTCGTCCTGGCCGCCGCCGGCTCCTCGAACCCGGCGGCCTCCGCAGCCGTGGAGGAGGTTGCGGGGCAGCTCGCCATCCGTCTCGGCAGGCCGGTGAGCTGCGCCTACGGAAGCGCGGCAGAGCCGAAGGTGCCCCACGCGGTGGCGGCGGCCCGGGCGGCGGGGGCGCCGCGCGTCGTCGTCGCGTCCTATCTGCTGGCCCACGGCTGGTTTCATGACCAGCTCTTCAAGGCCGGAGCGGATCTGGTGACCGAGCCGCTGCTGCCGTCGGAGGCCCTGGCCGGCCTCGTCCTGAAGCGCTTCGACGAGGCCGTGGCCGCCGCACCCGGCGCGTGA
- a CDS encoding demethylmenaquinone methyltransferase yields MFDDVAPKYDVVNDVLSLGQTRRWRKIVFDAVGAVPGQRVLDLAAGTGTSSEPYADAGIDVVACDFSLGMLKVGKRRRPDIDFVAGDAMNLPFEDDSFDACTISFGLRNVNEPRKALAEMLRVTRPGGRIVVAEFSHPTVPVWRTMYTEYLMRALPAIARKVSSNPDAYVYLAESIRAWPNQDELAHWLQDAGWEDVAYRNLNGGIVAVHRGVKPLTDDAAASSARPAPAAR; encoded by the coding sequence ATGTTCGACGATGTTGCGCCGAAGTACGACGTGGTCAACGATGTCCTGTCCCTCGGACAGACGCGGCGGTGGCGCAAGATCGTCTTCGATGCGGTCGGCGCGGTTCCGGGGCAGCGCGTCCTCGATCTGGCGGCCGGCACCGGCACCTCCAGCGAGCCCTACGCGGACGCCGGGATCGACGTCGTGGCCTGCGATTTCTCCCTCGGCATGCTCAAAGTCGGCAAGCGCCGCCGCCCGGACATCGACTTCGTGGCCGGCGACGCCATGAACCTCCCGTTCGAGGACGACAGCTTCGACGCCTGCACCATCTCCTTCGGCCTGCGCAATGTGAACGAACCGCGCAAGGCCCTCGCCGAGATGCTCCGCGTCACCCGACCCGGCGGCCGGATCGTCGTGGCGGAGTTCTCCCACCCGACCGTCCCCGTCTGGCGCACCATGTACACCGAATACCTCATGCGCGCGCTCCCCGCGATCGCCCGCAAGGTCTCCTCCAACCCGGACGCCTACGTCTACTTGGCCGAGTCGATCCGTGCCTGGCCGAACCAGGACGAACTGGCCCACTGGCTCCAGGACGCCGGCTGGGAGGACGTCGCCTACCGCAATCTGAACGGCGGCATCGTCGCCGTGCACCGCGGCGTCAAGCCCCTGACCGACGACGCCGCAGCCTCCTCCGCACGCCCGGCGCCTGCCGCGCGCTAA
- a CDS encoding nitrite/sulfite reductase, giving the protein MTDTALAGATPSPEARPARTPRAGRPAAKPHGQWKVDGTTPLNPNEVWKQEDGGLSVRERIETIYSKGGFDSIDGTDLHGRFRWWGLYTQRKPGIDGGKTATLEPHELEDKYFMLRVRIDGGALTTEQLRVIGQISVDFARGSADITDRQNIQLHWIRVEDVPEIWRRLEAVDLSTTEACGDVPRVILGSPVAGIAKDEIIDPTPLIHEIAEKFIGDPELANLPRKYKTAITGHPSQDVVHEINDCAFVGVVHPELGVGYDLWVGGALSTNPMLGKRLGAFVTPEQGAEVWHGVTQIFRDYGYRRMRTKARLKFLLADWGPEKFRQILEDEYLGYRLADGPAAPKPPTPGDHIGVHEQKDGRFFIGVAPTVGRLSGENLVRLAEVLEAHGSQRLRTTPHQKLVVLDVPGDQVEPLIAELDALGLSARPSVFRRGTIACTGIEYCKLAIVETKVTAATAIAELERRLADLVEAGTLPDALSLHINGCPNSCARIQTADIGLKGMMLPVDGGDPAPGFQVHLGGGLASTSREEAGLGRTVRGLKVYVADLPDYVERVVRRFVADRAEGQSFAEWAHAADEEALQ; this is encoded by the coding sequence ATGACCGACACAGCTCTAGCCGGAGCGACCCCCTCGCCCGAAGCCCGTCCAGCACGCACGCCGCGCGCGGGCCGGCCGGCCGCCAAGCCGCATGGCCAGTGGAAGGTTGACGGCACCACGCCGCTCAACCCGAACGAGGTGTGGAAGCAGGAGGACGGTGGGCTCAGCGTCCGCGAACGCATCGAGACCATCTACTCCAAGGGTGGCTTCGACTCGATCGACGGCACCGATCTTCACGGGCGTTTCCGCTGGTGGGGCCTCTACACGCAGCGCAAGCCCGGGATCGACGGCGGCAAGACCGCCACGCTCGAACCGCACGAGCTCGAGGACAAGTACTTCATGCTCCGCGTCCGGATCGACGGCGGGGCGCTCACCACGGAGCAGCTGCGGGTGATCGGGCAGATCTCCGTCGACTTCGCCCGAGGTTCCGCGGACATCACCGATCGCCAGAACATCCAGCTGCACTGGATCCGGGTGGAGGACGTGCCGGAGATCTGGCGCCGCCTCGAAGCGGTGGACCTCTCCACCACCGAGGCCTGCGGCGACGTGCCGCGCGTCATCCTCGGCTCGCCCGTGGCCGGCATCGCCAAGGACGAGATCATCGACCCGACGCCGCTGATCCACGAGATCGCGGAGAAGTTCATCGGCGATCCCGAGCTGGCGAACCTGCCGCGCAAGTACAAGACCGCCATCACTGGCCACCCGTCGCAGGACGTGGTGCACGAGATCAACGACTGCGCCTTCGTCGGTGTGGTGCACCCGGAACTCGGCGTCGGTTACGACCTGTGGGTGGGCGGCGCGCTGTCCACCAACCCCATGCTCGGCAAGCGCCTGGGCGCCTTCGTCACCCCGGAACAGGGCGCCGAGGTGTGGCACGGCGTCACGCAGATTTTCCGCGACTACGGCTACCGCCGCATGCGCACCAAGGCCCGCCTGAAGTTCCTCCTGGCCGATTGGGGTCCGGAGAAGTTCCGGCAGATCCTCGAGGACGAGTACCTCGGCTACCGGCTGGCCGACGGCCCCGCCGCACCCAAGCCGCCCACTCCCGGTGACCACATCGGCGTCCACGAGCAGAAGGACGGCCGCTTCTTCATCGGCGTCGCTCCTACGGTCGGCCGCCTGTCCGGCGAGAACCTGGTCCGCCTGGCCGAGGTGCTGGAGGCCCACGGCTCGCAGCGCCTGCGCACCACCCCGCATCAGAAGCTCGTGGTCCTCGACGTCCCCGGTGACCAGGTGGAACCGCTCATCGCCGAGCTCGACGCCCTGGGCCTCTCCGCCCGGCCGAGCGTCTTCCGGCGCGGCACCATCGCCTGCACCGGCATCGAATACTGCAAGCTGGCCATCGTGGAGACCAAGGTCACCGCGGCCACGGCCATCGCCGAACTGGAGCGGCGCCTCGCCGACCTGGTCGAGGCGGGCACCCTGCCCGACGCCCTGAGTCTGCACATCAACGGCTGCCCCAACTCCTGCGCCCGCATTCAGACCGCGGACATCGGGCTGAAGGGCATGATGCTCCCCGTCGACGGCGGCGACCCGGCTCCCGGCTTCCAGGTGCACCTGGGCGGCGGGCTGGCGTCGACCTCCCGCGAGGAGGCCGGCCTGGGCCGCACCGTCCGCGGACTCAAGGTCTACGTGGCGGATCTGCCCGACTATGTGGAGCGTGTGGTCCGCCGCTTCGTCGCCGACCGCGCCGAAGGCCAGAGTTTCGCCGAATGGGCCCACGCCGCGGACGAGGAGGCACTGCAATGA
- a CDS encoding isochorismate synthase: MSSTLKSTTVPLGEDASEDGLAAFLADPHAPAVALSWIRRGSGLLGFGEVTRFEVSGPERFMLAEQWWRSLSLTAHVNDPLALPGTGPAAFGSFAFSKTSGYASRLVVPELVIGQRNGLRWATLSTLADTAPSEDDVRDAVKRLLPRTQSSDGDAAQRPALNAPIRPGSLSEAEWMTAVEEGVARIRSGAVEKIVLARDVEVDLPSAVVPENVLARLARQYRECWTYRVDGFVGATPEMLIQVVGRTAQARVLAGTLDRRDAVERTAEEDETAYAERVLAGSVKQRHEHQIAIDSLVNALEPFSEATDAHEEPFILELPNVWHLASDVKAELLDAEGHIPSSLALVNALHPTAAVCGTPTLPAGAIIRELEHLDRGPYAGPVGWLDAAGNGEWGIGLRGGLLDGSTARLFAGCGVVEGSVPESELAETWAKFRPMLEALNVAS; the protein is encoded by the coding sequence ATGAGCAGCACGCTGAAGAGCACCACCGTACCTCTGGGCGAGGACGCCTCCGAGGACGGTCTGGCGGCTTTCCTCGCCGACCCTCATGCCCCCGCCGTCGCACTGAGCTGGATCCGTCGCGGCTCGGGCCTCCTCGGCTTCGGCGAGGTGACCCGTTTCGAAGTCTCCGGCCCGGAACGTTTCATGCTCGCCGAGCAGTGGTGGCGTTCCCTGTCGCTGACGGCGCACGTCAACGACCCCCTCGCCCTTCCCGGCACCGGCCCCGCCGCCTTCGGTTCCTTCGCGTTCTCCAAGACGTCCGGCTACGCCTCGCGCCTTGTGGTGCCCGAACTCGTCATCGGCCAGCGGAACGGCCTGCGCTGGGCGACGCTGTCCACGCTCGCCGACACCGCACCGTCGGAGGACGATGTCCGCGACGCCGTCAAGCGCCTGCTCCCCCGGACGCAGTCCTCGGACGGCGACGCCGCTCAGCGCCCCGCGCTGAACGCCCCCATCCGCCCGGGCTCGCTGAGCGAAGCGGAGTGGATGACCGCGGTCGAGGAAGGCGTGGCGCGCATCCGCTCGGGCGCTGTCGAGAAGATCGTCCTGGCCCGCGACGTCGAAGTGGACCTGCCCTCCGCCGTGGTCCCCGAGAACGTCCTGGCCCGGCTGGCCCGGCAGTACCGCGAATGCTGGACCTACCGCGTGGACGGCTTCGTCGGCGCGACCCCGGAGATGCTCATCCAGGTGGTGGGCCGCACCGCCCAGGCCCGCGTCCTCGCCGGCACCCTGGACCGCAGGGACGCCGTGGAACGCACGGCGGAGGAGGACGAGACCGCCTACGCCGAACGCGTGCTCGCCGGTTCGGTGAAGCAGCGCCACGAACACCAGATCGCCATCGATTCCCTGGTCAACGCCCTGGAACCGTTCTCCGAAGCCACCGACGCCCACGAGGAACCGTTCATCCTGGAACTGCCCAATGTGTGGCACCTCGCCTCCGATGTGAAGGCCGAGCTCCTGGACGCCGAGGGGCACATCCCGTCCTCCCTGGCCCTGGTCAACGCCCTTCACCCGACCGCCGCCGTGTGCGGAACGCCTACCCTGCCCGCGGGCGCGATCATCCGCGAACTGGAGCACCTGGACCGCGGCCCCTACGCCGGACCGGTGGGATGGCTCGACGCCGCCGGGAACGGCGAGTGGGGCATCGGACTGCGCGGTGGGCTCCTGGACGGCTCGACGGCGCGGCTGTTCGCCGGCTGCGGCGTCGTGGAGGGGTCGGTCCCCGAGTCCGAGCTCGCGGAGACCTGGGCGAAGTTCCGCCCGATGCTGGAAGCCCTCAACGTCGCGTCCTGA
- a CDS encoding amino acid ABC transporter ATP-binding protein, with protein MTEDNKPLVRIEGLHKYYGHHHVLKGIDMTVKKGEVAVVIGPSGSGKSTMLRCVNLMETISAGRIHVGDQLIGYREVNGRLHDLKDKEIAAQRQNIGMVFQKFNLFPHMTALENVIEAPIQVKGQSKSAAKNRAHELLKMVGLGDKVNHYPSQLSGGQQQRVAIARALAMEPEVMLFDEPTSALDPELVGDVLNVMKDLAKSGMTMIVVTHEIGFAREVGDTLTFMDGGVVVESGDPRAIISAPQHERTKEFLSRVL; from the coding sequence ATGACTGAAGACAACAAGCCCCTCGTCCGCATCGAGGGCCTGCACAAGTACTACGGGCACCACCATGTCCTCAAGGGCATCGACATGACCGTCAAGAAGGGCGAGGTGGCCGTCGTCATCGGGCCCTCCGGTTCCGGCAAGTCGACCATGCTCCGCTGCGTGAACCTCATGGAGACCATCAGTGCCGGCCGCATCCACGTGGGCGATCAGCTGATCGGCTACCGCGAGGTGAACGGGCGCCTCCACGATCTCAAGGACAAGGAGATCGCCGCTCAGCGCCAGAACATCGGCATGGTGTTCCAGAAGTTCAACCTCTTCCCGCACATGACCGCGCTGGAGAACGTCATCGAGGCGCCTATCCAGGTCAAGGGCCAGAGCAAGTCGGCAGCCAAGAACCGTGCGCACGAATTGCTGAAGATGGTGGGCCTGGGCGACAAGGTCAATCACTACCCGTCGCAGCTCTCCGGCGGTCAGCAGCAGCGCGTGGCGATCGCCCGGGCGCTGGCCATGGAGCCCGAGGTCATGCTCTTCGACGAGCCCACCTCGGCCCTGGACCCGGAGCTCGTGGGTGACGTGCTGAACGTGATGAAGGACCTCGCCAAGTCCGGCATGACCATGATCGTGGTGACCCACGAGATCGGTTTCGCCCGCGAAGTCGGCGACACCCTCACGTTCATGGACGGCGGCGTGGTCGTGGAGTCCGGCGATCCCCGGGCGATCATCTCCGCGCCGCAGCACGAACGCACCAAGGAGTTCCTGAGCCGCGTGCTCTGA
- a CDS encoding polyprenyl synthetase family protein: MSTPADRTWTHAGHGLPDAVEPEPSTTAIATGLTLPRGFAAISEDPVIGPALTTNLARVEKMLREAIANSDPLADATSRHLVEAGGKRIRPLLALLCSHLGDYTRPEVLQAAVVVELTHLATLYHDDVMDSAPVRRGAPTAHEVWGNSVAVLTGDLIFARASILVSELGGRALGIQARTFERLCLGQLHETVGPREDEDPLQHYIQVLADKTGSLVAASAQLGAIFAGVDETVENVLVEYGEKLGVAFQLADDVIDVTSARVKSGKTPGTDLREGVPTLPVLLLREAARDGDASAAEVLALVDGDLSGDEALAAAVAALGAHPVTEQSWAVARRWADEAMAALEPLPEGVVKESLANFALAVVERTA, from the coding sequence GTGAGCACACCCGCAGACCGCACCTGGACGCACGCCGGACACGGACTTCCCGACGCCGTGGAACCCGAGCCGAGCACCACGGCCATCGCCACCGGACTGACCTTGCCGCGTGGCTTCGCCGCCATCTCCGAGGACCCGGTGATCGGCCCTGCGCTGACCACCAACCTGGCCCGGGTGGAGAAGATGCTGCGGGAGGCCATCGCGAACTCCGATCCTCTGGCGGACGCCACCTCGCGTCACCTGGTGGAAGCCGGGGGCAAGCGCATCCGCCCGCTCCTGGCCCTCCTGTGCTCCCACCTGGGCGACTACACCCGTCCCGAGGTGCTGCAGGCCGCCGTCGTGGTGGAGCTGACGCACCTGGCCACGCTGTACCACGACGACGTCATGGACTCCGCACCTGTCCGCCGCGGCGCGCCGACGGCGCACGAGGTCTGGGGCAACTCGGTGGCCGTCCTGACCGGCGACCTGATCTTCGCCCGCGCCTCCATCCTGGTCTCCGAGCTCGGCGGCCGCGCCCTGGGCATCCAGGCCCGCACCTTCGAGCGGCTGTGCCTCGGTCAGCTCCACGAGACCGTGGGTCCGCGTGAGGACGAGGACCCCTTGCAGCACTACATCCAGGTGCTCGCGGACAAGACCGGTTCCCTCGTGGCCGCGTCCGCGCAGCTCGGCGCGATCTTCGCTGGCGTCGACGAGACCGTGGAGAACGTCCTGGTCGAGTACGGCGAGAAGCTGGGCGTCGCGTTCCAGCTGGCCGATGACGTCATCGACGTGACCAGTGCCCGCGTGAAGTCCGGCAAGACCCCGGGCACGGACCTCCGCGAAGGCGTGCCGACCCTGCCGGTCCTCCTGCTGCGTGAGGCCGCCCGCGACGGCGACGCCTCCGCCGCCGAGGTGCTCGCGTTGGTGGACGGTGACCTGAGCGGTGATGAGGCGCTGGCCGCCGCCGTCGCCGCGCTGGGCGCTCACCCGGTGACCGAACAGTCGTGGGCCGTGGCCCGTCGCTGGGCCGATGAGGCCATGGCCGCTCTGGAGCCGCTCCCCGAAGGCGTGGTCAAGGAGTCCCTGGCGAACTTCGCGCTGGCCGTGGTGGAGCGCACCGCCTGA
- a CDS encoding ABC transporter substrate-binding protein, with protein sequence MMFNRSLFGSTKVKTAAVLAIGALALSACTNASETADNGSKPSSGSSSAATFDPSTVQKDDALAAKVPAAIKSKGTLVVGSDTSYAPAEFLDADGQTPIGYDVDIAKAIGAKLGLKVQVQTAEFTGILPALGPKYDLGISSFTINKERLQAVNMVSYFKAGTTWAVKKGNPKGFSLDDVCGKSIGVQTGTVQEDPDLKDRNKKCVDAGKKPIDIVTLKNQTDVTTRLVNGSIDAMAADSPIIGYALTQTNGQLEKIGDIYDAAPQGVTVAKADTALATLVQDTLNSLIADGSYKKILDAWGNSEGAITKSELNPAPAAS encoded by the coding sequence ATGATGTTCAACCGCTCCCTCTTCGGTAGCACCAAGGTCAAGACGGCAGCCGTACTGGCCATCGGCGCGCTGGCACTCTCCGCCTGCACCAATGCCTCCGAGACGGCAGACAACGGTTCCAAGCCGTCCTCCGGCTCCTCCAGCGCTGCGACGTTCGATCCCAGCACCGTCCAGAAGGATGACGCCCTCGCCGCCAAGGTCCCGGCCGCCATCAAGTCCAAGGGCACCCTGGTGGTCGGCTCCGACACCAGCTACGCACCGGCGGAGTTCCTCGACGCGGACGGTCAGACCCCGATCGGCTACGACGTCGACATCGCCAAGGCCATCGGCGCGAAGCTCGGGCTGAAGGTCCAGGTCCAGACCGCTGAGTTCACCGGCATCCTCCCCGCGCTCGGCCCCAAGTACGACCTGGGCATCTCCTCCTTCACCATCAACAAGGAGCGCCTCCAGGCCGTCAACATGGTCAGCTACTTCAAGGCCGGCACCACCTGGGCCGTCAAGAAGGGCAACCCCAAGGGCTTCAGCCTGGATGACGTCTGCGGCAAGTCCATCGGCGTCCAGACCGGCACCGTCCAGGAGGACCCGGATCTGAAGGACCGCAACAAGAAGTGCGTTGACGCCGGCAAGAAGCCGATCGACATCGTGACCCTGAAGAACCAGACGGACGTCACCACCCGTCTGGTGAACGGCTCCATCGACGCGATGGCCGCCGACTCCCCCATCATCGGCTACGCGCTGACCCAGACCAACGGTCAGCTCGAGAAGATCGGTGACATCTACGACGCCGCTCCCCAGGGCGTGACCGTGGCCAAGGCGGACACCGCTCTGGCGACCCTGGTCCAGGACACCCTGAACAGCCTCATCGCGGACGGCTCCTACAAGAAGATCCTCGACGCCTGGGGCAACTCCGAAGGTGCGATCACCAAGTCCGAGCTGAACCCGGCTCCGGCCGCGTCCTGA
- a CDS encoding amino acid ABC transporter permease, whose translation MSHKDDAPVLNHSVPVRHPGRIVSAVIIIGVVVAVLVNIFTNKEFHWDVVGKYILDVKVVQGVGWTLLLTVASMAIAIVLAIILAIMRQSDNPVLRWSSWFWVWFFRGTPVYTQLIFWGLFAVLYPKISAGIPYGPQWFSIDTSTVITATVAAILGLGLNESAYLAEIFRAGLKSVDKGQMEAAQALGMSNGKIMWRIVLPQAMRIIVPPTGNETIGMLKTTSLVLAVPFTLDLTFVTNALANRLYLPVPLLIVAAIWYLLITSILMVGQHYLEKYYGRGVDGGAPQVINPDALKAQMLAEGAPRMSGQ comes from the coding sequence ATGAGTCACAAAGACGACGCACCGGTGCTGAATCATTCAGTGCCGGTGCGGCACCCCGGGCGCATCGTCAGTGCGGTCATCATCATCGGCGTGGTCGTCGCGGTCCTGGTGAACATCTTCACCAACAAGGAATTCCACTGGGACGTGGTCGGCAAGTACATCCTCGACGTCAAGGTCGTGCAGGGTGTGGGCTGGACGCTGCTCCTGACGGTGGCGTCCATGGCCATCGCGATCGTCCTCGCCATCATCCTGGCGATCATGCGGCAATCCGACAATCCGGTGCTCCGCTGGTCCTCGTGGTTCTGGGTGTGGTTCTTCCGCGGCACCCCGGTGTACACCCAGTTGATCTTCTGGGGCCTGTTCGCAGTGCTCTACCCGAAGATCAGCGCGGGCATCCCCTACGGGCCCCAGTGGTTCAGCATCGACACCTCGACGGTGATCACCGCGACCGTGGCCGCCATCCTCGGTCTTGGTCTGAATGAATCCGCCTACCTGGCGGAGATCTTCCGTGCCGGCTTGAAGTCCGTGGACAAGGGCCAGATGGAGGCCGCTCAGGCGCTCGGCATGTCCAACGGCAAGATCATGTGGCGCATCGTCCTGCCGCAGGCCATGCGCATCATCGTGCCCCCCACCGGCAACGAGACCATCGGCATGCTGAAGACCACCTCCCTGGTCCTCGCCGTGCCGTTCACCCTCGACCTGACGTTCGTCACGAACGCCCTGGCAAACCGTCTCTACCTCCCGGTTCCGCTGCTCATCGTCGCGGCGATCTGGTACCTGCTCATCACCAGCATCCTCATGGTGGGTCAGCACTACCTCGAGAAGTACTACGGCCGAGGCGTCGACGGAGGCGCGCCCCAGGTGATCAATCCGGACGCGCTCAAGGCCCAGATGCTGGCCGAGGGTGCCCCGCGAATGTCCGGACAGTGA
- a CDS encoding trimeric intracellular cation channel family protein encodes MSFDTGLLALDLLGVFFFAVSGSLLAARKRFDVVGSVLLACLVSLGGGVVRDVILGVHLPSAFGQPVYLVPPILAAALVYILFNSVQRFTSLLTLFDAGGLALFCISGTLKAISLGANPVAAILLGVTTAVGGGVLRDITANEVPALFDAREIYALPAFCGAALTALVWHLGWFNPVTGLTIAALVFAFRVTAWRRHWYVPLAVHGWHRQLD; translated from the coding sequence ATGTCCTTTGACACCGGCCTCCTGGCCCTCGACCTGCTGGGCGTGTTCTTCTTCGCCGTCTCCGGCTCGCTCCTGGCGGCCCGCAAACGCTTCGACGTCGTGGGCTCCGTCCTCCTCGCCTGCCTCGTGAGCCTCGGCGGCGGTGTGGTCCGCGACGTCATCCTCGGCGTGCATCTGCCCTCCGCCTTCGGCCAGCCCGTCTACCTGGTGCCGCCGATCCTGGCCGCGGCGCTCGTCTACATCCTGTTCAACAGCGTGCAGCGCTTCACCTCCCTGCTCACCCTGTTCGACGCCGGCGGGCTCGCGCTGTTCTGCATCTCCGGCACGCTGAAGGCCATCTCCCTCGGCGCGAACCCGGTGGCGGCCATCCTGCTGGGCGTGACCACGGCCGTGGGCGGCGGGGTCCTGCGGGACATCACGGCCAACGAGGTGCCCGCCCTCTTCGACGCCCGCGAGATCTACGCGCTCCCGGCGTTCTGCGGCGCCGCCCTGACCGCGCTCGTCTGGCATCTCGGCTGGTTCAACCCCGTCACCGGCCTCACGATCGCCGCCCTCGTCTTCGCCTTCCGGGTCACGGCCTGGCGCCGCCACTGGTACGTCCCCCTGGCCGTGCACGGCTGGCACCGTCAGCTCGACTGA